Genomic window (Haloarchaeobius salinus):
TGCGAACGGGTTCTGCATCTTACTCCTCCAGGTGTTCGAGGACGCGGTCGAGCTTCTGTTCGACCGCGTGCTGGCGACGTTCGAGCTCGACGAGACGGTCGCCGATCTCGACCACGTCGCCCTCGGTGGCGAAACCGAGCGTGTGGAGCGTGTCCTCGGCCGCCTCGTCGGCCTGCTGTTGCATCTCGAGCATCTGGCCGACGCTGGAGCCGGTCCAGGCGGCGAACGCGCTCGTCGACATGACCTCCTTGAAGGCCTGGTTCGCCGTGTTGAGCCAGATGTCACGGAACTCCTCGAACTCGACCTCCTCGCCCTGCATGCCGTCCTCGGTCCGCTCGATCATCTGCTCGGCGGCGTCCATCCAGGCCTCGTAGGCGCGCTTGTAGCCCTCGACGCTCTCGTCGAGGTCGCCCATCTCGCCGCTGGTCCCCTCGACCGTCTCGGACCACTGCTCGACGAACTCCGCCTGGGCCTCCATGTTCTTCTCCATCGCCTCGAAGAACTGCTCGTTCATTCGCGAGACGAAGTCGTTCCACTCGGTCGGCACCGTCGATTGGGGGTATGAGTCTGTCATTGTTTGAAGATGGGTTTCGCTGATTATAAAAGGTCTCGTCGGGGCTCAGGCCGAGAGCTCCTCGGCTGCGTCCTCGAGCTGCTCGGTCGCGTCCTCGAAGTTGCCCTCCATGCGCTCGTGGGCCTCGAGGAACGAGTCGAAGGAGCTGTCGACGACCTCGGTGTAGCTGTCCGCGTACTGGTCGAAGGCGTCGGCGTTCTCCTCCATGGCCTCGACGGCCGCCTCCATCATGCGGGCCTGGTTCTCAGTGAGCGCGTCGTACTGCTCGTCGAGCAGCTGTTCGAACTCCTCGAAGTCCACGGAGCCCTCCGGCAGCATGGACTCGACGGCGTCGAAGTACGCGTGGAGCGCCTGCTTCGACAGCTCGGTGTTCTGCTCGCTGAGCGACTGGTACTGCTCGACGGACTCGGTCATCTGTGCGACCGCTTCCTTCTGGGCCTCGATGACGTCGTGAGTCGCCTGCTGGCTGCTCTCGAGCATCGTGCGCTGCATCTGGAAGACGGGCTTCATCGGGTTCTGGGTAGTTTCACTCATTGGAATCACTGTTGTTGCGTTTGACTGGGATGACTATCGTCTGGACGATGTCGCCTTCGCCGATGTCGAGCGCCTCGCGCTCGGCGTCGGGGATGCTGATGCGACCACTGCTCTGGACGCGGGTCTTGAACATCGCCGCGCCATGACTCATCGCGGTCAGGTCGGACATCGTGTCCGACCCGCCGGCCCCGTTCTTGAGGAACTGGTCCCACAGCTCGGACTGGGACCCCATCATCTGCTCGCTCGCCTCCGTCATCTGCTCCTGCATCTGCTGGAGCATGAACGGGGACCACGGCATCTTCGGCGAATCGTCCGTCATCACACAGTGATACAGCGGCCAGCAGTATAAAGATTCCGCTGAAAACCAACGAGAACCATCGAGTGGGATTGAGTGGTTAGAATCTCCCTGTCCCCCTCCCGTCCCCACCGTCCACCGGTGTACCACACCGTACTATCTGTCCGTGGATGCACGGAAACGGGCAGCGGTGACGTTGGCCGAGCCAAAGAAGTATTACGCACGCCTGTCTTAGAGCCCCACCATGGGTGAACGAGAGAGCCGCGTAGCGTCGCCATTTACAGCGATGACGACGGCGTGGACCAGTTTCGCGGAGAGTGCCGTCAAGGGGGCGACGGCTGCCAACCGAGCAGCGTTCGCGGCCTTCACACCGCCGGTGGACGTGTCGTCCGTCGCCACGGACGACACGACGACGAGCGAGGACGACGAGGTCGTCGAGCCGTCCGTCCCGTCGGTGGTGTACGAACACGCCGACTGGACGTTCGAGCGGACCGTCGAGAAGGCGGCCGACATCACGGTGGGCGACACCGTCGTCTTCTCGAAGACGCTCAGCGAGGAGGACGTCCGCGCGTTCGCGGCCGCGAGCGGCGACACGAACCGACTCCACCTCGACGACGAGTTCGCCGAAGACACGCGCTTCGGGGGGCGCATCGCGCACGGGACGCTCGTCTCGGGGCTCGTGAGTGCGGCGCTCGCCCGCCTCCCCGGGCTGACGATCTACCTCTCGCAGGAGCTGACCTTCGAGGGGCCCGTCGGGATCGGTGACCGAGTCACCGCGACGGTCGAGGTACTCGAGGACCTGGGCAACGGCCAGTACCGCCTCTCGACGGTCATCGAGGACGACGAGCGGGTGGTGGTCGACGGCGAGGCTGTCGTCCTCATCGACGACCTGCCCGAGTAGGGCCACCGGTGCAGACCGGTGAGCGACGCAGAGCAACGGCGGGATGGGTCACGTTGCACGCGCCGCGGCGGGCTGTTCGATATTTCCTCTAGAACCGAGTTAAATTTTATTTCCCGGGTTTCCGCCGGGTTTTAAATCGCCTCCATCAGATGCGATTGGTAATGTCACACGGGCATGACAGCAGGGAACACGGCGCACAGAACGTCAGTCGACGACGGTTCCTCGGTACGGCAGCCACCGCAGCAGCCGGCACCGGGCTCGCGGTCGGCACATCGGGCACCGCGGCGGCAGCGGAGACCTACCCGCGCGTGACCACGAGAGGACACTACGACATCACGTGGTACGGCTCGGTCTACCTGACCGACGGGCACACGGAGTGGGACTACGATACGGCCGGCGACATCCCCGGCCTCGACTCGGCGGCACCGGACGAACTGCTGGTCCACGTCCACGGCTGGATGAACGAACCCGACAGCGCCGTCGAGGGGTTCCAGACGGCGGAGTCCGCCTACCGGAACAACGGATACGACGGCGCGGTCGTCGGCTTCAGCTGGGACTCGGACTCCAGCGTCTTCGGCTGGTGGGACTCCACCGAGATCGCCGAGGACAACGGCCTGAAGCTCGCGAACTTCGTCAACGACTACCGGCAGGCCAACCCCGGAACGACGATCCGGCTGGTCTGTCACTCCCTCGGCGCGCGGGTGACGCTGCGCTGCATCGAGGTGCTGAACGAGAACGGCATCACCGACGCCGTCCAGTCCGTGTCGCTGCTCGGCGGGGCCGCCGACAACGACGCCGTCTCGACCGGCGGCCGTTACGGCCCGGACCTCGCGGGCGCGGTCGGGCAGGTCGACAACTTCTGGAAGTCCGACGACGACGTGCTCAACTGGGCGTACACGACCGCGGAGTTCGATTCGGCCGTCGGCGAGGAGGGCTGTGAGGGCACCGAACCCGGCAACTACCAGGACCACAACGTCGACTACGTGCCGGACCACTACTCGTACTACTACCCGAACGAGGGCTGTATCGGCGACGTCGTCGCGGAGTGGTAGCGCCGACCACCAGAGGCGGAGCCGCCCGCTGATTTTTCGCGACACTGCGCCCGACCAGGACCGAGTCCCACCGGGGACCACACCGGTTTCTTAGGCCCGCCTAAGATAGACAGTCTTTTTAGGCTGCCCTAAACACGTTCGTAGTAAGCGATGACAACAGCGGACATCTGCGTCGTCGTCCCGACCGTCCGCGAGTACGAGTGCATCCGCTCGTACGTCGCGAACGCACGGGACCACGGCTTCGACACGGACCGACTCCACTTCGTCCTCGTCACCGAGGACTTCTGTGACGCCGACGCGATGCGCGAGATGCTCGACGACCTCGGCGTCTCGGGCCGCGTGTTCGACGAATCGGACCGCGAGAGCTGGTACGACGAACACGGCGTCAGCGAGTACAGCCACCTGATTCCGGCGGCGAGTCACGCGCAGACGTCGTTCGGCCTGCTCTACCTCTGGAACGAGGAGTTCGAGTACGGCTTCTTCATCGACGACGACACCCTGCCCCACGAGGACCACGACTTCTTCGGCCTGCACATGGCCAACCTCGCCTACGAGGGCGAGGTCGAGCGCGTGGCATCCGACGAGCAGTGGGTGAACGTCCTCTACGAGAACGCCGACGAGCACGGGCTCTACCCGCGTGGCTACCCCTATGCCGCGATGGACGAGACCGTCGAGACGGACACGACCACGGTCGACCACGTCGTCGCCTCCCAGGGGCTCTGGACGAACGTCCCCGACCTCGACGCCGTCCGCATCCTGATGGACGGCGACCTGGAGGGCCAGGCCCAGACCCGCACGACCGCCGAGGACTTCGGCGAGCAGTTCGTCGCGGCCGAGGGCAACTACCTCACCGTCTGCTCGATGAACCTGGCGTTCCGCCGCGAGGTCGTTCCGGCGTTCTACCAGTGCCCGATGGACGACAACCCCTGGAACGTCGGCCGGTTCGACGACATCTGGTCGGGCGTCTTCCTCAAGCGCGCGGCCGACGTGCTCGGCGGGCAGGTCCTCAACGGCGACCCCCTGTGCGAGCACAACAAGGCTCCGCGCTCGACGTTCGACGACCTCGCGAACGAGGTCGCCGGCCTGGAGTGCAACGAGCACTTCTGGGAGATCGTCGACGGCGAGGGCGCGGACGCCAACACCTACGCGGAGGTAATGGCCGCCATGGCGGACGCACTCGTCGAGGGCGAGTTCGACGAGTACCAGAACGGCGAGTTCCTCAACTACGTCGGCGAGTACTGCCTCGACTGGCTCGACTGCCTCGACGAACTGGCACCGGTCGCGGGCCACGACCCCGTGGCGGCGACGGCCGACGACTGAGCTGTATCGGCAGCTATAAACCATTTAGGTAGACCTAAACCAACTATGAACCACAACGACCACGACTCCACCGACGCCCCCGTCGGTCGTCGCCGCTTCCTCACGGCGGCCTCGGCGACGGGACTCGCGGCCTCCGCAGGCTGTATCGGCCTCTTCACGGGCGACGAGAACGAAGACGACGGCGAACTCGGCCTCATCGGCTCCGGGATGGACGGCCGGCCGGCACCGGGCGGCACACCGATGGCCGACATGCCCGACCTCTCGGGCACGCTCACGCTCTACTCCGGGCGTGGCGAACCCCTCGTCAACACGCTCCTCGGCTACATCGAGGACCAGTACGAGGACTTCACGGTCGACACCCGCTACGAGGCCTCGACCACCCTCGCGAACCAGATCGAGACCGCGGGCAACGCCAGCGAGGCCGACGTGTTCCTGTCGGTCAACGCCGGCGCGCTCGGCCTCGTCTCCGACGCCGGCATGACGGTCACGCTCCCGGACGACCTCCAGGAGCTCGTCCCCACCCAGTACCGCGACGACGACGGTGCGTGGATCGGTACCTCCGGCCGTGCACGGACCATCCCGTACAACACGGACGAGCTCTCCGACTCCGACGTGCCGGACGACATCCTCGACGTGCCGGACACCGACTTCGCGGGCGACATGGGCTGGGCACCGAGCTACGGCTCGTTCCAGGGCTTCCTCACCGCGATGCGCGTCATGAACGGCCGCGAGGAGACGAAGGCGTGGCTCGAAGCGATGCTCGACGCCGGCGTCACCCGCTACAGCGACGAGTTCATCGTCTCGCGCGCGGTCGCCAACGGGGAGCTCAGCGCCGGCTTCGCGAACCACTACTACATCCAGCGCGTCCTCGCGAACAACGAGGACGCCCCCGTCGCGACGGCGTTCACGCAGAACGACGCCGGTGCCATCTTCAACGTCGCCGGTGCCTGCGTCGTCAGCAGCACCAGCGACGAGGACCTCGCGACGAACTTCGTCCGGCACCTGCTCTCGGCCGAGGCCCAGGAGTACTTCGCAACACGTACATTCGAGTACCCACTCATCCCCGAGGTAGAACCCGTCGGCGACCTCCCACCCGTCGACGAACTCGAGACGC
Coding sequences:
- a CDS encoding poly(R)-hydroxyalkanoic acid synthase subunit codes for the protein MTDSYPQSTVPTEWNDFVSRMNEQFFEAMEKNMEAQAEFVEQWSETVEGTSGEMGDLDESVEGYKRAYEAWMDAAEQMIERTEDGMQGEEVEFEEFRDIWLNTANQAFKEVMSTSAFAAWTGSSVGQMLEMQQQADEAAEDTLHTLGFATEGDVVEIGDRLVELERRQHAVEQKLDRVLEHLEE
- a CDS encoding AbrB/MazE/SpoVT family DNA-binding domain-containing protein, translating into MTDDSPKMPWSPFMLQQMQEQMTEASEQMMGSQSELWDQFLKNGAGGSDTMSDLTAMSHGAAMFKTRVQSSGRISIPDAEREALDIGEGDIVQTIVIPVKRNNSDSNE
- a CDS encoding MaoC family dehydratase, with the translated sequence MGERESRVASPFTAMTTAWTSFAESAVKGATAANRAAFAAFTPPVDVSSVATDDTTTSEDDEVVEPSVPSVVYEHADWTFERTVEKAADITVGDTVVFSKTLSEEDVRAFAAASGDTNRLHLDDEFAEDTRFGGRIAHGTLVSGLVSAALARLPGLTIYLSQELTFEGPVGIGDRVTATVEVLEDLGNGQYRLSTVIEDDERVVVDGEAVVLIDDLPE
- a CDS encoding DUF726 domain-containing protein, which produces MSHGHDSREHGAQNVSRRRFLGTAATAAAGTGLAVGTSGTAAAAETYPRVTTRGHYDITWYGSVYLTDGHTEWDYDTAGDIPGLDSAAPDELLVHVHGWMNEPDSAVEGFQTAESAYRNNGYDGAVVGFSWDSDSSVFGWWDSTEIAEDNGLKLANFVNDYRQANPGTTIRLVCHSLGARVTLRCIEVLNENGITDAVQSVSLLGGAADNDAVSTGGRYGPDLAGAVGQVDNFWKSDDDVLNWAYTTAEFDSAVGEEGCEGTEPGNYQDHNVDYVPDHYSYYYPNEGCIGDVVAEW
- a CDS encoding alpha-1 4-glucan-protein synthase → MTTADICVVVPTVREYECIRSYVANARDHGFDTDRLHFVLVTEDFCDADAMREMLDDLGVSGRVFDESDRESWYDEHGVSEYSHLIPAASHAQTSFGLLYLWNEEFEYGFFIDDDTLPHEDHDFFGLHMANLAYEGEVERVASDEQWVNVLYENADEHGLYPRGYPYAAMDETVETDTTTVDHVVASQGLWTNVPDLDAVRILMDGDLEGQAQTRTTAEDFGEQFVAAEGNYLTVCSMNLAFRREVVPAFYQCPMDDNPWNVGRFDDIWSGVFLKRAADVLGGQVLNGDPLCEHNKAPRSTFDDLANEVAGLECNEHFWEIVDGEGADANTYAEVMAAMADALVEGEFDEYQNGEFLNYVGEYCLDWLDCLDELAPVAGHDPVAATADD
- a CDS encoding extracellular solute-binding protein; this encodes MNHNDHDSTDAPVGRRRFLTAASATGLAASAGCIGLFTGDENEDDGELGLIGSGMDGRPAPGGTPMADMPDLSGTLTLYSGRGEPLVNTLLGYIEDQYEDFTVDTRYEASTTLANQIETAGNASEADVFLSVNAGALGLVSDAGMTVTLPDDLQELVPTQYRDDDGAWIGTSGRARTIPYNTDELSDSDVPDDILDVPDTDFAGDMGWAPSYGSFQGFLTAMRVMNGREETKAWLEAMLDAGVTRYSDEFIVSRAVANGELSAGFANHYYIQRVLANNEDAPVATAFTQNDAGAIFNVAGACVVSSTSDEDLATNFVRHLLSAEAQEYFATRTFEYPLIPEVEPVGDLPPVDELETPDFDLAQLSDIGPTIDLMREVGIQV